In Blastopirellula sp. J2-11, a single genomic region encodes these proteins:
- the panD gene encoding aspartate 1-decarboxylase: MIRTFLKSKIHRATCTEACLDYEGSVTIDSLLMDAADLLDHEQVDIYNITTGSRLTTYAILGEPGSGVICINGAAAHLVNPQDLVIIASYAQYSEQELADYAPIVVQVDQRNQIMTPVEKT; this comes from the coding sequence ATGATCCGAACCTTTCTCAAATCGAAGATTCACCGCGCCACGTGCACCGAGGCTTGCCTCGATTACGAAGGAAGCGTGACGATTGACAGCCTGCTGATGGATGCGGCTGACCTGCTCGACCATGAACAGGTCGATATCTACAACATCACCACCGGTTCGCGGTTGACCACCTACGCGATTCTGGGCGAACCCGGCAGCGGCGTGATCTGCATCAACGGCGCGGCCGCACATCTGGTAAATCCCCAAGATCTGGTCATCATCGCCAGCTACGCTCAATACAGCGAGCAAGAACTGGCAGATTACGCGCCGATCGTGGTCCAGGTCGACCAACGCAATCAGATCATGACGCCGGTCGAAAAAACTTAG
- a CDS encoding nuclear transport factor 2 family protein produces the protein MYATVSLEAEAMAVLRDFASAYANRDLEKLLAVFLPEPDVVLLGTGQDEKRLGLAGVCEQAERDWQQADTLHFRFGWRSVSCYGDVCWVASDCFALVQAGYRQAEIPLRITAVLVRTVEDSLRIAQLHYSSPVLPDEESDTCLE, from the coding sequence GTGTACGCCACTGTTTCTCTTGAAGCGGAGGCGATGGCCGTCTTACGAGACTTCGCCAGCGCTTACGCTAATCGAGATCTGGAGAAACTGCTGGCGGTGTTTCTGCCTGAACCGGACGTCGTACTTCTCGGAACGGGCCAAGACGAAAAACGACTTGGTCTAGCGGGAGTATGCGAACAGGCGGAACGTGACTGGCAGCAAGCCGATACGTTGCATTTTCGCTTTGGATGGCGAAGCGTTTCGTGTTACGGCGACGTTTGCTGGGTCGCGTCCGATTGTTTTGCCCTGGTTCAAGCGGGTTACCGCCAAGCGGAGATTCCACTCCGGATTACTGCAGTCCTGGTTCGCACCGTAGAAGACTCGCTGCGAATCGCCCAGCTCCACTACTCCTCGCCGGTCCTGCCGGATGAAGAGTCCGATACCTGTCTTGAGTAG